Genomic DNA from Gopherus evgoodei ecotype Sinaloan lineage unplaced genomic scaffold, rGopEvg1_v1.p scaffold_35_arrow_ctg1, whole genome shotgun sequence:
TCTAGAACCTATGCTTCAGCCAAATTCAAGTTCGTGAAATACCCCATTAAGGTTTCccacataaccttaactctgccctctttcagaACTTTCCTGTTAACACAAATACATTTATTCGGCTGACTCCCCAGTGCGGATAAAATGTACAAGCTTTTCACCTCCGTTTACAGACCTTCAAACCTAAGCCCCTAGCCTCAGATGGGCCTGACCAGGCACTGACCCTAATCCAGACAGAAGCAGAACCCCCTCTCACCTCTGCTACTCAGAGACTCTCTCTGATCACCTCCCTCAACCACtctggccccacccacactccctgGGTGGGGAGTTTAGTTTCCCTTTTGATGCTCTGAGCCCCACAGGGTGCAGTTGGAGCTGAGATAGGTGCCCGCAACTAGTCCTCTCTTAGTGCCAAATGGTTAATTTGGACAGTGACAATTctctgtggatctggcccatgttGCTTATTCAAAGAAACAGGACTCAATTCTCCATTTTAGATATTTTATTCAAATGGTGAACAAGCGCCCACATGACGACGGCTAAACTACCATACACACGACACCACGCACGAAGGGTTGAATTACACCGGCACACAGTTTAAAGTCTAAGTAGTCCATCCAAGCGTGAACGGTGAGATTGCTTTGGAATCCAGCCGTCAATTAAGTCAAGTCATCAGATTAATCCAAGAGAAGATCAACCCTGATAAAATCTAAAACAGAAACCCAAAAAGCAGGTTTGCGTATTCAGTTATAAACTCTAATCAGTGCTGTCTGTCTAGGCAGTACaaaccagctgtggctggctgAATATCTCAGTATGGAGACCAAATTAGCACTTGCATTTAAAACACCTTAAAGCCAATTAAAGCTTCTTCCTTAGgtgttaggtttcagagtggcacccgtgttagtctgtatcagcaaaaacaacgaggagtcctcatggcaccttagagactaacatttctTTGGGCAGAAGAattctctacacaaaagaataaacagacacaaatcagacatcaagaactgtatcattcaaaaaccagtaagagagcacttcaatctccctggacacaacaacagacctaaaagtggccattcttcaacatcaaaaccttcaaaaccagactccaatgagaaactgcagagctggaattCATTTCCAAACTGGACACCACcacattaggcctgaataaagacggAGTGGCTGGTGCCACGGagagtgggggagtcagggccctgcacccccggcttcctgcaattcaccaggaCTCTCGGCCGGCcggtaacacagaaggtttattagatgacaggaacacggctcaaaacaggtcttgcaggtacagacaataggacccctcagtcaggtccatattggggagcagggagcttagaccctgGCCCCGagtctccctccatttccccagccagctccaaactgaaaccccctccagccatcTCCTCCAGTcactccctggctcctcctccagccattgtccagtttcccaggcagaagatgtcacctggccccaacccctctcctggctcaggttacataCTCAGGTATCATCCCCCAAGTGAAGTCACCCCCTGATATCCCATCACCAATGCAGACAGCACTAATAAAACTCCCCCGCAACATCCCCAGGTCAATCCgtctccactccctgccccactacAGATGCAACATCCCCAGGTCAATCCGTCCCCACTCACTGCCCCGTCACGGATGCAACATCCCCAGATCAAtccatccccactccctgccccgtcACGGACGCAACATCCCCAGGTCAAtccatccccactccctgccccgtcACGGACGCAACATCCCCAGGTCAATccgtccccactccctgccccaccacagacgcaacatccccaggtcaatccgtccccaccactccctgccccGTCACGGACGCAACATCCCCAGGTCAATccgtccccactccctgccccaccacagacgcaacatccccaggtcaatccgtccccactccctgccccaccacagacgcaacatccccaggtcaatccgtccccaccactccctgccccGTCACGGACGCAACATCCCCAGGTCAATccgtccccactccctgccccaccacagacgcaacatccccaggtcaatccgtccccactccctgccccgtcACGGATGCAACATCCCCAGGTCAATccgtccccactccctgccccaccacgGACGCAATATCCCCAGGTCAATccgtccccactccctgccccgtcACGGACACAACATCCCCAGATCAATccgtccccactccctgccccgtcACGGACGCAACATCCCCAGATCTATccgtccccactccctgccccgtcACGGATGCAACATCCCCAGGTCAATccgtccccactccctgccccgtcACGGACGCAACATCCCTAGGTCAATccgtccccactccctgccccgtcACGGACGCAACATCCCCAGGTCAATccgtccccactccctgccccgtcacagctgggtcactacaaaaaataattttccctctgctgatactcaccccttcttgtcaactgttgaaaataggccacttccaccttaattgaattggcctcgctAGCAGTGACCCTCCCACAcgtttggtaaggcaactcccatcttttcacgtgATATATATATTGCTTACTGTATTTATCACTCCATGCAACCGATGAAGTGaggtttagcccacaaaagcttatggccaaataaatttggtctctaaggtgccacaaggacttctcattgttttttccTTAGGCAATGTTGACATTGAGTATCTTACCGCGCTGCTGTAAGTTCTCCCGTGTAGCCGGACTTGGCcggcgggagagctctctcaaaCCACTTCCAACGAGCAGCAGTAGCTTTGTTGGGGGCGTGGGGGGAGCATCTCCCACTGTCAAAGTGCTGGCCACACCGCGGCTTTTCGTTGGTAAAACTTATGTCAGTCGGGAGAGTGGTTCACACCCCAGCCAACAAAAGTTCTATCAACAGAAGTGCCATGTGGACATAGTCTCGGCATTCACTAGTGTGTTGCTGATCCTTCTCCGTGGCCTCCCCAGCAACGCGCCAGTATAGATACAGACCTTACAGCAACTTTATGCATTTTATACAGTTTATACCTAGCAACTTAGAGCGTTGGAACGCTTTCTCAGATGAGGCTTCAGTCATTTCACAGGGCAGAGATTTGGgaccactaagggcttgtctacgcaaTCCCTTAAGTAACTGGTCCCCAGAGGTTGAGGGTcacacccctcttccccctgtccatgccccttgccccctccccggagttggggccaggagcagggccgtGATTCCTGGGGCGGGGGACGCAGACTGGAGTATAGGGGCTgcatctggggctgcagctggggggtgcATCTGGGGCTGGGAACGGAGCCgaggctgggagtggagctgcaTCTGGGCCACGATGGGGGCCcgcagcctggggcagagccatgcCAAGGCTGGGGATAGGGCCAGGCACAGTGCCGGGAGCCAGGAccatggctgggggtggggccagaagccaggacagtggctgggggcggggccaggagcagagctgcggCTGGGtgatgctccctccccaccccaagggTGATGGCCTagacctgcccccccgcccccctcccacacacacacacccgtacTCCCCAGAATGTTCCTCTGGTGGGGTGCGCCCCAAAGTTTGGTGACCTCTGgcttaagtcaatgtaatttatgtcgctcaggggtgtgaaaaagcccttAGATTTGCGTAACTATTCTTTCTATAGCATTCCTGGTATGGATTTTCCAGGTGCTTTTACACGCATGCACACACTGAGCCCCCCAATATAACAGAAAAGCCGGGCTGTCCCcagttaacaaaaacaaaagaccAAAAATAGGGGAAAATGTTCAGTAAGCGCTGTAGACATGtgaactcacccctgcagcacctcctgctggtctctcagggaattagctcgttccagctccggagctccctctgcaggccagtgaccCGCTGCCTcttggccccatgtccctctcaggaccccggtgccctctTAGCTTgggtgctgcccccaagcagtaacccctttctctcagagtCTCCTCTCCCcgggaaacccccacccactatcccctcGCCTCAGTGCACGGCTACTGCCAGCCATtatctagcccccatgccctggggcagactgcagttcagccactcatcactggcaaggttgggtttggacctgctgccttggcccaCCCCTGGGTTTTTCCCTATAACctccagtacctattagcccaatgctaggccacagcctggggctttccaggctggagctccccagctcctctgcctttccccagccctgctccactcaggtaccctgtgtctagctccctgcagccaagccCATCTCcatctacaggcagagggagtctatttgggctcctggctcactgcctcttataggggcccaCTGGGCCTGATTAGggcttggccacagctgagcctactttccccaatcagcccaggttgTTTTCCACTccgaagggcaggagcaggtaaccaccaTGCTGCACAGCCTATCATGACAAAGGGTCGGACCTCTGCGACTCTCCCATTCTTCAGATGCTCCTGGAGTCGGAGCTGGAGCTACCGTCAGGGACCTAGGTTGTGGGGTAGCTGACCCCGTGCATCAGGCTTGTGAGGTTTTTCAGGTACAGAGAATCTAGTCAAAGCTGGCCTGGCCTGTCTTTGACATTGTGACTTCCTTCCACAGAGAGGATGAGTCTGGAGGTGCAGAAAAGTCACCCCCTCTTCCAGAGCGTGTTGACCTGACAGGCAAAGGACTTCTGCTTCTCCCTTCATCTTGATCCTTGATGATTTTCAGGCCAGTGACAATTTGGAAAAGTCCCGCTTAGCCCAGCATAAGAATATAaaaacggccagactgggtcagaccaaaggtccatccagcccagtgtcctgtctaccgacagtggccaatgccgggtgccccagagggaatgaacagaataaggaatcatcaagtgactCGACACAGGCCTGGATCACAGTCCCTATAGACAGAATTTAAGCGAATGATCGTTCCTCTCATAGCCCACCCCCCTGCAATCAAGCTGAGCTGATGCTGTCAAACAAAACTAATATCCCAATATTTGACCAATCAGGACAGAGAGGAAACCCCACAACACAAAGGCATGTCAGACACTTTCAAATTTCCTAGAAAATGAAATTTTAGAGCAGGTGACGTCTGATGACTCAGAATCAGAACATTGTATTCTCCCCTGATGCATTCAAACATGCTTCACTCAGGGCCACTTCATTATTATTCAGCAGTCCTAgttacccaaaaaaaaaaaagttttagcatCACAGTAATGGGGAAAAACAGCCAACATTCCCACTTTGCAAAGAATCCCGGCTCAGCAGGAAAAAACTTTTCCATTGAACAGAAACCAGGATTAAACCAGGGAATGAATGCTCTGCATTTGGGATCCATTCAAATCCCCCCTCCAGCACTTTCACCTCCAGCCTCGGTGAATTTAATTTAGGATCAGAGCGTGATAACTCACCGCCGAGTGCTGCGAACGTTGTATCATGATTTGGCACTGCGGGAGCTGGACGGGTAGAAAGTGGGGATTATAAATACTGTGGCAGCTCATGCGGACGGCTAGGCTGGGATTGGGGAAGTGGGATCCTGATGGCGATGTGGAAGGAGGGAATCCCTGATCTCCCTCGGGGAAGAGAGGCTGAAATGATGTTTATCCCctgtgctgctttctgttataGTGCAATCTTCCCCTACCACTCTGATCAACACGCGAACTGGGAATGAGACaataggtgccgactccgtgtgtgctctggggctggagcacccacgggaaaaaaatggtgggtacTCAGCACCGACTGGCAGCCTGCCTCAATCAGCGCCCCCCGCCTCCAGTTGGCAGCCTGCCTCAATCAGCGCCCCCCGCCTCCAGTGTTTCCCACATGCCACTATCAGCTGTTCCAcggcgtgcaggaggcactgggtggggggaCAAGGGAggcatgctcgggggaggggtgggaagggggttgAGGGGGGCGGGAAAAGGTGGGGCTGGGTGGAAagaggcgggggtggggcctcgggaaaAGGAATgcgggtggggcctggggcagagcgggggtTGAGCCCCACCCAGCACATTAGAAAATCGATGCCTCTGTTCTGTCCCAAAGGGAGAGCTCTGTGACTAGCACTTCCTTGGCCATGGGGAAACAGTACTGATGTgatgctcagggcttgtctaggcTAGGAAAAGTGATGGAGATTTGGTGAGGTCAAGGGGAAAGCAAACCCCATTCTCTGTACTGGGGTTTATATCTGCACCAcagctgtatgtgtgtgtttacatCAGGACAGCTCCCTTCAGCAGCAAACTCCACATACAATCTGAGTGGAGACAAGGGACAGGTCGTTTTCACCTCAGAGGAGCTAGCTGTGGTGAAGCCTGTCTCCCCCACCCGGGGGGACGGGCCTTCCTGGCAGGACAGACACACGCTCCAGTTCCTCATAAGACCACAGAGTGGACAGAAAGGATCCTAGCATTTGCCCCCAAAAAAATGAGCTGCAAAAGGCAGAAGCAAGAAACTCACCTGCAGGAGACGAGAGGCATTGCACAGTTCAGGCAATGTGAAAAGAGCCGTACAGAGTGCTGTGTGGGAATTAGCAAatgcatttaaaaggaaaaaaaatctttggcaaGGCTTAGTCGAACCATTCATGGCATTCCTCTCCCGTGTGGACTCGTGCGTGGGCATGGGCAGCAGGTGACccactggcttggggaggctGGCACCCggccggccctgcccctcctgccccccttcaCCTGCCACAGCCCAAAGCTGCTGCCCCTGTGGCCACCAGGCCCCCTTCCCAGTGCACTGGGTTGGGGGGCACAGCTCCCACCCCGAGCACAGGATAGGCAGCCCCAGTGCTGGCGGCCCCATTCCCCCCCCAGCACCAAGGGGTGCagccccagcacctgccccccccAGTGCTGTGTTGCCCCAGCCGCCCCAAGTCCTGGCCGCAgaccaccccagccccagcacacTACCCAGAAGAGGAGCAGCCAGCCTGCCTGGGCTGTGGCCAAGGGGGAAGGGCAAGCAGGAGGGGGCCTTCTGGGTGGCGCGTGGGAGCGGCCACACTGGGCTTATTTGGGGAGGCACGGCCTGCCCCAGCCCATGATACGCCCCACCCATGCGACAAGGCCTGAGATTCAAccaaagcttttcccgcactcagagcacgtGTTGGGGCTCTCACCCACGGGGAgtctctgatgtgtgataaggtgAGAGCTCTCTGTAGGGCAGCGGCTCTCAACCTTTGCAGACAACTGtccccttttcaggagtctgatttgtcttgcatccccccaagtttcacctcacttaaaaatgacctgcttacaaaaccagacctacaaatacaaaagtgtcccgGCCACCCTAGTGCTAAAAATGTGCtgatgttctcatttttaccgtaGCATTATAAAATAAACCCATCGGAATATAagtattgtacttgcatttcaatgTACACCTTAAGAGAACAGTATAACAAGGCTAAAACGTTTCACACACTCGGAGCACGGGTAAGGGGTCTCCCCGGTGTGGATCCTCAGATGTCTGATAACGTGAGTTTGTACTGATTTCGTGAgcactttttatgtagcctgttgtaaagctAGGCAATTATCGAGACGAGTTGAtgtgccccctggaagacctctgtgtatccccaGGGTGACGTGTACTCCTGGTTGAGACCAACTGgtgtagggcaggggttctcagacttttgcacTGGGGACCCTTTTCACTTAGCAAGCCTAtgagtgtgacccctcctccccccttatacattaaaaacacttgtttaaatatttaacaccattataaatgctggaggcaaagcagggtttggggtagagcctgacagctcgtgacccccatgaAATGACTTTGtgcccccctgaggggtcccgatcctCAGTCTGAGAAGCCCTGCTGTAGGGTGTCTCTCCGGTGTGGATTCTCAGATGCCTAATAAGGTTTGAGTTCTGACTGAAGATTTTCCCACACTCGGAGCACATATAAGGTCTCTCACCAGTGGGGATTCTCTGGTGTCTAAGGAAGGATGAGCCATAACTGAAGCTTTTCTCGCACTCAGACCACGTTCAGCGTGTCTCCCCCATGTGGATTCTCTGGTGAGCTATAAGGTTTGAGCTCTGccggaagcttttcccacactcggagCAGGTGTAGGGCGTCTCTCCAGTGTGAATCCTCCGGTGTGTGATGAGACTGGATCTCTGCCGGAAGCATTTCCCGCACTCGGCGCAAGTGTAGGGCATTTCCCCGGTGTGGATTCTCCGGTGGGTGGTCAGGGTGGAGCTGtggctgaagcttttcccgcactcggaGCACGTGTAGGGTGTCTCGCCGGTGTGGATCCTCCAATGGGTGCGGAGGCCGGAGCTCCGccggaagcttttcccgcactcggaGCATTCGTAGGGcgtctctcccgtgtggattctccaGTGCGTGGTCAAGGCAGAGCTGTGGCTAAAACGTTTCCCGCACTCGGAGCATGGGTAAGGGGTCTCCCCAGTGTGGATCCTCAGATGTCTAATAAGGGCAGAACTGTGGCTAAAACGTTTCCCACACTCGGAGCATGCGTAGGGAGCCTCTTCCATGTGGATTCTCCAATGTGTGATGAGGGTCGAGCTctggctgaagcttttcccacactcagagcacgtgTACGGTGTCTCCCCCGTGTGGACGCGCCGATGTCTAATAAAGGTGGATCTCTGACTGAAGCATTTCCCGCACTCGGCGCAGGCATAAGGCATCTCCCCGGTGTGGATCCTCCGATGGGTGTTCAGGTTTGAGCTCTGccggaagcttttcccacactcggcGCAGGTGTAGGGCATGTCTCCCGTGTGGATCCTCCGATGTGCAATGAGGGTCGAGCTCAGACTGAAGCGTTTCCCGCACTCGGTGCAGGCAtagggcgtctctcctgtgtggatcctctggtgCGTGATCATGGCAGAGCACCGATTGaaacttttcccgcactcagagcaggCATAGGGCGTCTCCCCAGTGTGGATTGTCTGATGTCGAATGAAGGTCGAGCTCTGACTGAAGCATTTCCCGCACTCGGCGCAGGTGTAGGGCATCTCCCCGGTGTGGATCCTCCAATGTGTGATGAGGTTTGAGCTCtgcctgaagcttttcccacactcggcGCAGGTGTAGGGCATCTCGccggtgtggattctctggtgcgTGATCAGGTTTGAGCTCCGccggaagcttttcccgcactcggcGCAGGTGTAGGGCGTCTCGCCGGTGTGGATTCTCCGGTGGGTGACCAGGGATGAACGCTGGCTAAAGCGTTTCCCGCACTCGGCACACGCGAACGgggtctctcctgtgtggattcgctGGTGTCTAATAAGCGAGGAACTctggctgaagcttttcccacactcagagcatgggtaGGGTCTCTCGCCCGTGAGGATGCTCCGACGTCTCATAAGGTGTGAGCAGCTCCTGACACTTTCCTCTGCCCTGCGCTGACTCTCACAGGCTTTAGTCGGTAGCCAACCACAGCAAACGTCCCTTTTGCATCTCCCTGCGAACGTCCCGCTAGGCACTCCTGGAtcagcatcttcctgctggggcTTCTCCTCCCTGTTCTCACTCGCCATCCCGGCATCACCTGCTGGGacacagagagaatccagacatggGTCACCCACTGTGCCGGGGAGACAGAAAACCTCCAAGAGAGGGATgggaaaagagaggaaggaaCCGCAATAAGGGATGGATGGATCAAAGAAAACAGGAGCTGaaatctccctcccccaaaaaaacccttccCCAAAGGAAAGAGATGGGAGGGGATCAAATCTGGATCCACAACCCGCTCCTGCATTCAGAGGAAGGAACATATTGGTTTCTTCACCAAGGAGGGTAACTGACAGTAAGAGTTTTTTCCCCGGAAAGATGGATCACAGCCTATTTGGCTCCAAAATGGGTGAGCTACAGACATGAGGGTCTCTTGTTCATGAAGGGTTCATGATTTTATTTGTATACGTAGCCATTTCTGTCCAATACTTCGGCTTCCTGCGACGGAACCTCTACGCTCGATTCAATCCGGCTCCCTTTGCTTTTTCCActccctcctccagggctgcccagaaggggcggaggcaagtgggacaatttgccccaggccctgggccccgcaggggcccccaggagaatatagtattctataatattgcaactttttttatggaaggggcccccaaaattcctttgccccaggccccctgaatcctctgggtggccctgaactCATCAAAGTGCTGTAAGTAGAGGGGAGCTGTGATCTGAGGTGAAACGGGGACGCTGGAGTGAACTGTTTCTTTGCAAGAAGCAGATCAGTGAAAACGGTCAGTGTCCAGGGAACACTCGGGAGTTCTCGGAACAAACTTTTTGCTggccaactcttgctggtggccgctcagacaaattttcctaaaatacttaattaactttggagaaaaaaacaaataaatttgCATACGTAcaagtccaaatcattgtaatttatttcttttttttcaggctccataataaaaataatgtactgctgtattttggtgcccctggcccctgctcccttccccctaccCATCACCTCTAgcctccactgcctcccctggTTCCCCAATGCCCCTgggccccactccttcccccccatttgcCCTGAGTTCCCTTCTACCCCACTTCTTGCCTCTTCACCATGGCGCCCAGTAAGACTGGCtctgctgaagcccagagccgGAGCCCCATGGCTGAAGCCAGGGGAGCCTCCTCTGGAGCCCCTGGGCACTGAGGGGGCACAATCTCAAAGGAAGGACACGTGAGCACCCCCCGTGTCTCCTCTGCCCAGCaattccccagccctgagcccaggtGACATGCAATCACCGCCCCACATTACCTGAGAGGGGGGCTCCGTCCTTTccccctgcactcccccctcCCGGCACATTCAGCCGCTCTCCCTAGCAGCCGGTCCCGGGCAGGGAGTAGCGGAGCCGCTTCTCATGATGGCTGAAGCTGGCTGCTCCGGTTTGCTGTTctagagcctggctggggaggtggcaGTGGGCTGCTCCCCTCTGAGGCTGGCGACCGGGCACAGGGCCCGACCATGCCAAGGGCAAAAGAGTGTGAGGGGGGTTCTGGCTTTCTCAGCCCCTATCACCAGCAGTCaggcccccacctcctccccagcctgggtcTCTCCATTCTCCCACTGCGACAAAGTGGGAATAGGAAGCCaatgcgtgcctcagtttccctcataTGCTGCATGGTTACTTAGTGGATGGAAAGGGATTGTTTGGGCTAAGACACGGGGGTGAACAGTGCTTAGCTGTCCGGGGTCCTTAGGTCTCATGTCGATTGAGCTCTGGCAGATCCAATTGCCCAGATGTGGACACTCAGCAACTGACTTCCCTGCTGCTCagcggcgggggtggggggcagagctgcatGTGCCCCAGCACGGGAGCAAAGGACTTGCGGGGGAATGAGATGAGGAGTcggggggctgctcagagggaAACCTGACTGAGGAGGTCTGAGGGAGTGACACAGGGAGACAGCTACGGGCTCTGGCTAACTAGAATGGACTCTGTTTATTTCTCTGTGCTAATCCGGTCGTCCTATGCCATGCTGCGGTCAGCTAATAgcccagaggtgagcaaactctggctcacgggccacatccggcccacaggaccctcttacctggcccctgagctcctgctctcccctgctgttccccctcccccgcagcctcagctccccCCATCGCCGGCACAAGGGCTGCAAGATCTTGCCGGACAGTGCAGCTGCAGATCCGCAGCCTGACCCAGCGGTCCACGCTGAGCAGTGgcgtggctgcctgtcctggcgctctgggcagcgcggctgtagcaccgccagccaccggCACttcaggcagcacggtaagggggcaagggtgttcaggggtgagggtgtggatgggggtcaggatggtcagagggcaggga
This window encodes:
- the LOC115641777 gene encoding zinc finger protein 850-like; this translates as MRCRSILTGERPYTCSEGGKSFSQSSSLIRHQQIHIGKTPFVCAECGKRFSQRSSLVTHRRIHTSEMLYTCAECGKSFRQSSNLITHQRIHTGETPYTCAECGKSFQQRSNLITHQRIHTGETPYTCTKCGKSFQQRSNLITHQRIHTSETPYTCTKCGKSFRQSSNLLTHRKIHTREMPYTCAGCGKHFSQSSTFIRHQTIHTGETPYTCAECGKSFQQRSNLITHRRIHTSETPYTCTKCGKSFRQSSNLITHWKIHTREMPYTCADCGKHFSQSSNFIRHQTIHTGKTPYPCSECGKSFSQSSSLIRHQRIHTGETPFACAECGKRFSQRSSLVTHRRIHTGETPYTCAECGKSFRRSSNLITHQRIHTGEMPYTCAECGKSFRQSSNLITHWRIHTGEMPYTCAECGKCFSQSSTFIRHQTIHTGETPYACSECGKSFNRCSAMITHQRIHTGETPYACTECGKRFSLSSTLIAHRRIHTGDMPYTCAECGKSFRQSSNLNTHRRIHTGEMPYACAECGKCFSQRSTFIRHRRVHTGETPYTCSECGKSFSQSSTLITHWRIHMEEAPYACSECGKRFSHSSALIRHLRIHTGETPYPCSECGKRFSHSSALTTHWRIHTGETPYECSECGKSFRRSSGLRTHWRIHTGETPYTCSECGKSFSHSSTLTTHRRIHTGEMPYTCAECGKCFRQRSSLITHRRIHTGETPYTCSECGKSFRQSSNLIAHQRIHMGETR